One Streptomyces sp. R28 DNA window includes the following coding sequences:
- a CDS encoding alpha/beta hydrolase: protein MRARTRPCAVNRQQFTTPLPGGRAMHRALRGSRLLEVRGGRGHGTYPDPDSCTTRTVTAYPTSRRLPAGDVMCRS from the coding sequence ATGCGCGCCAGAACACGCCCGTGCGCAGTCAACCGCCAGCAGTTCACAACCCCTCTGCCCGGAGGGCGGGCCATGCATCGCGCCCTGCGCGGCTCCCGCCTGTTGGAGGTCCGGGGCGGGAGGGGCCACGGGACATATCCCGACCCCGACTCCTGCACCACCCGCACGGTGACCGCCTATCCGACCAGCCGCCGACTGCCCGCGGGCGACGTCATGTGCCGTTCCTGA